Proteins encoded within one genomic window of Sphaerotilus montanus:
- a CDS encoding Wzz/FepE/Etk N-terminal domain-containing protein — protein MDADHVPVWYRGGGVEDVAELKDVMPESTKQSDVRLSGQTLTHGWEDEDDGVDLMELAAAIGARWKVILAGSVVAGMLGFGASSLMKPVYTARTVVMPPQQQGSAAAALGSLGALAGLAGGGIKSPVDQYIALMQSVTVSDRLISRFRLMDVYEAELHSVARQTLLANAIISAGKKDGLISIEVDDHDPKRAAEMANAYVDELRLMTNTLAVSEAQQRRRFFEQQLEITKKRLTEAQVTLQESGFSAGVLRAEPKAAADGYARMRAEVTAAEVRLQTMRRALADGAPEMQQQQAQLAALRSELAKLEQREASPAQRDIGYIGRYRDYKYQETLFDLYAKQFELARLDESREGGLIQVVDVATAPDRKSKPKRAMYALGAAVLAGMLLSVWAVVTGLRARRPV, from the coding sequence ATGGACGCAGATCATGTACCAGTTTGGTATCGGGGCGGCGGCGTTGAAGACGTTGCAGAATTGAAAGACGTCATGCCCGAATCGACAAAACAATCTGATGTGAGACTTTCGGGTCAAACACTGACCCACGGCTGGGAAGATGAAGACGATGGTGTGGACCTGATGGAGTTGGCTGCTGCCATCGGTGCCCGCTGGAAGGTGATCCTTGCGGGATCTGTCGTGGCCGGCATGCTTGGCTTCGGTGCCTCATCGCTGATGAAGCCTGTCTACACCGCGCGCACGGTGGTGATGCCGCCGCAGCAGCAGGGTTCGGCCGCCGCAGCCCTGGGCTCACTGGGTGCGCTCGCTGGACTGGCCGGAGGGGGCATCAAGAGTCCGGTTGACCAGTACATCGCGCTAATGCAAAGCGTCACGGTGTCCGACCGGTTGATCAGCCGTTTCCGGCTGATGGATGTGTACGAAGCTGAGCTCCACTCAGTGGCTCGTCAGACGCTGCTGGCAAATGCAATCATTTCCGCTGGAAAGAAAGATGGCCTGATCTCCATTGAGGTCGATGACCACGATCCGAAGCGCGCTGCCGAGATGGCCAATGCGTATGTCGATGAGTTGCGTCTGATGACCAACACACTGGCCGTCAGCGAGGCCCAGCAACGGCGCCGGTTTTTCGAGCAGCAGCTCGAGATCACCAAGAAGCGACTGACCGAGGCGCAGGTCACTCTGCAGGAGAGTGGCTTCAGTGCAGGGGTGCTGCGCGCCGAGCCGAAGGCTGCTGCGGATGGCTATGCCAGGATGCGTGCCGAGGTCACGGCAGCCGAAGTGCGACTGCAGACGATGCGCCGTGCGCTGGCAGATGGTGCGCCCGAAATGCAGCAGCAGCAGGCCCAGCTTGCTGCATTGCGTTCCGAATTGGCGAAACTGGAGCAGCGCGAGGCGAGCCCCGCCCAACGCGATATTGGCTACATCGGGCGTTACCGCGACTACAAGTACCAGGAGACGCTGTTCGATCTGTATGCCAAGCAGTTCGAGCTGGCTCGTCTCGACGAGAGCCGCGAGGGCGGCCTGATCCAGGTGGTGGATGTCGCGACTGCACCT
- a CDS encoding SLBB domain-containing protein — translation MPDRDEGAGSPLTRVSGAGVDEFEAYVRKLGYAGVQRFGQELITGKASYDTAESSGLVPADYVVGTDDELQIALWGSVDADLRVMVDRSGRISIPRVGTIMVAGVRYGDLTEVISRRVGQVFRNYQISVSLGQIRSVRVYLTGYVKRPGVYTVGGLSSVVNALMRSGGPASAGSLRSIELRRGKDTITRYDLYDLLLKGDRSADRVVQNGDVIHVGPIGPQVALVGSVNRPAIFEMKPGEKVADIVAMAGGFTAVADRHRLAIERLDDRSKTRITQLSLPEDSAQAPGSGDVLRAFSAVEATQPVARQNKRVRIEGEVLKPGEYVLPPGVTTRMAVGLAGGLTPNAYVYGTELTRESVRVAQQQSYDRALRDMETEFARASATQRAISADEAATFEQRSTATSRLIEKLRQVRPTGRIVLQLEPDASTIPDLPIEDGDRVYVPARPTTVSVFGSVFNSGAFLLESGRTVGDVLNLAGGPTRGSDPGSTFVLRPNGSVLSQLQRSSFFGLVGGVTKLKAEPGDTVFVPEMMNKTTWTQDLKEWTQIMYQFGIGAAALKTLQN, via the coding sequence ATGCCAGATCGCGACGAGGGCGCAGGCTCGCCTCTGACCCGCGTCTCCGGCGCGGGTGTCGACGAGTTCGAGGCCTATGTGCGCAAGCTGGGCTATGCCGGCGTGCAGCGCTTCGGACAGGAACTCATCACCGGCAAGGCCAGTTACGACACGGCCGAGTCGAGCGGGCTGGTGCCTGCCGACTATGTGGTCGGCACCGACGACGAGCTGCAGATCGCGCTCTGGGGCTCGGTGGATGCCGACCTGCGCGTCATGGTCGATCGCAGCGGCCGCATCTCGATTCCCCGCGTCGGCACGATCATGGTGGCCGGTGTGCGCTATGGTGACCTGACCGAGGTCATCTCCCGGCGCGTCGGACAGGTGTTCCGCAACTACCAGATCAGCGTGTCGCTGGGCCAGATCCGCAGCGTGCGGGTCTATCTCACCGGGTACGTCAAGCGCCCGGGGGTGTACACCGTGGGCGGGCTGTCGAGCGTGGTCAATGCGCTGATGCGCAGCGGCGGACCTGCCTCTGCGGGCAGCCTGCGCAGCATCGAGTTGCGGCGAGGCAAGGACACCATCACGCGCTACGACCTCTACGACCTGCTGCTCAAGGGCGACCGCAGCGCAGACCGTGTCGTGCAGAACGGCGATGTGATCCATGTCGGCCCGATCGGCCCGCAGGTCGCACTGGTGGGCAGTGTCAACCGTCCGGCCATCTTCGAGATGAAGCCCGGAGAGAAGGTCGCCGACATCGTCGCGATGGCTGGTGGCTTCACGGCCGTGGCCGACCGCCATCGTCTGGCCATCGAGCGCCTGGACGACCGCTCCAAGACGCGCATCACCCAGCTCAGCCTGCCCGAAGACAGTGCCCAGGCGCCAGGCAGCGGCGATGTGCTGCGGGCCTTCAGTGCCGTGGAGGCGACCCAGCCTGTGGCGCGCCAGAACAAGCGTGTGCGGATTGAAGGCGAGGTGCTCAAGCCTGGCGAATATGTGCTGCCGCCTGGCGTCACGACCCGCATGGCGGTTGGTCTGGCTGGTGGACTCACGCCGAATGCCTATGTGTACGGCACGGAGTTGACCCGTGAAAGCGTGCGCGTGGCGCAACAGCAGAGTTACGACCGGGCCTTGCGCGACATGGAAACCGAGTTCGCCCGCGCTTCGGCCACCCAGCGTGCCATCAGCGCCGATGAAGCGGCGACCTTCGAGCAGCGCAGCACGGCGACCTCTCGCCTGATCGAAAAACTGCGCCAGGTGCGCCCGACCGGCCGGATCGTCCTGCAGCTGGAGCCGGATGCCAGCACGATTCCGGACCTGCCCATCGAGGACGGTGACCGCGTCTACGTGCCGGCGCGCCCGACCACGGTCAGCGTGTTCGGCTCGGTCTTCAACAGCGGTGCGTTCCTGCTGGAGTCTGGCCGGACGGTGGGCGATGTCCTGAATCTGGCGGGTGGCCCGACGCGTGGATCCGATCCGGGCAGCACCTTTGTCTTGCGTCCGAACGGCAGTGTGCTGAGCCAGCTCCAGCGCTCATCCTTTTTCGGGTTGGTGGGCGGTGTGACCAAGCTCAAGGCTGAGCCTGGTGATACCGTGTTCGTGCCGGAAATGATGAACAAGACGACCTGGACGCAGGATCTGAAGGAATGGACGCAGATCATGTACCAGTTTGGTATCGGGGCGGCGGCGTTGAAGACGTTGCAGAATTGA
- the rfbC gene encoding dTDP-4-dehydrorhamnose 3,5-epimerase, producing MNVIRTAIPDVLILEPKVFGDTRGFFMESYNQKVFNEAVGHDVHFVQDNHSRSAKGVLRGLHYQLPPHAQGKLVRCTQGAVFDVAVDLRHSSPTFGRWVGVELSAESHRQCWIPPGFAHGFVVTSDSADFLYKTTDLYAPECEGVVRWDDLAIGITWPDLGIAPLLSAKDVAAPVLAAARHFD from the coding sequence ATGAATGTCATCCGCACCGCCATTCCCGATGTGCTCATCCTAGAGCCCAAGGTCTTCGGGGACACCCGCGGCTTCTTCATGGAGAGTTACAACCAGAAGGTTTTCAACGAGGCCGTCGGCCACGACGTGCACTTCGTGCAGGACAACCACTCGCGCTCTGCCAAGGGCGTGCTGCGCGGGCTGCACTACCAGTTGCCGCCGCACGCGCAGGGCAAGCTCGTGCGCTGCACGCAAGGCGCCGTGTTTGACGTCGCGGTCGATCTGCGCCATAGCAGCCCGACCTTCGGGCGGTGGGTTGGAGTCGAACTGTCCGCCGAGAGTCACCGGCAGTGCTGGATCCCGCCGGGTTTCGCGCACGGGTTTGTCGTGACCAGCGACAGCGCGGACTTTCTCTACAAGACCACGGACCTCTACGCACCCGAGTGCGAAGGTGTTGTGCGCTGGGACGATCTTGCCATCGGCATCACCTGGCCCGACCTGGGGATCGCGCCTCTGTTGTCCGCGAAGGATGTGGCTGCGCCCGTGCTGGCAGCCGCACGCCACTTCGACTGA
- the rfbA gene encoding glucose-1-phosphate thymidylyltransferase RfbA, which produces MQRKGIILAGGSGTRLHPATLAISKQLLPVYDKPMIYYPLSTLMLAGIRDILIISTPQDTPRFEALFGDGSRWGLSLSYCVQPSPDGLAQAFILGRAFVGGAPSALVLGDNIFHGHDLQQLLNSATARTKGASVFAYHVHDPERYGVVDFDSHRRALSIEEKPKAPKSNYAVTGLYFYDEQVCDIAAGITPSQRGELEITDVNAAYLQQGQLTVEIMGRGYAWLDTGTHDSLLEAGQFIATLEKRQGLKVACPEEIAYRRGWIDAAQLERLAQPLLKNGYGQYLQKVLHEKIY; this is translated from the coding sequence ATGCAACGCAAAGGCATCATCCTGGCCGGCGGCTCCGGCACCCGGCTGCACCCGGCGACACTGGCCATCAGCAAGCAGCTGCTGCCGGTGTATGACAAGCCGATGATCTACTACCCGCTGAGCACGCTGATGCTCGCCGGGATCCGCGACATCCTCATCATCAGCACGCCGCAGGACACGCCGCGTTTCGAGGCGCTGTTCGGTGACGGCAGCCGCTGGGGCCTTTCCTTGAGCTACTGCGTGCAGCCGAGCCCGGACGGGCTGGCGCAGGCGTTCATCCTCGGCCGCGCGTTCGTCGGCGGTGCGCCGAGCGCGCTGGTGCTGGGCGACAACATTTTCCACGGCCACGACCTGCAGCAACTGCTCAACAGCGCGACGGCCCGCACCAAAGGCGCCAGCGTCTTCGCCTACCACGTGCACGATCCGGAGCGCTACGGCGTGGTCGACTTCGACAGCCACCGCCGCGCGCTGAGCATCGAGGAAAAGCCCAAGGCACCGAAGAGCAACTACGCCGTCACGGGCCTGTACTTCTACGACGAGCAGGTCTGCGACATCGCGGCGGGCATCACTCCCAGCCAGCGCGGCGAGTTGGAGATCACCGACGTGAACGCGGCCTACCTGCAGCAGGGGCAGCTCACTGTCGAGATCATGGGCCGCGGCTACGCCTGGCTCGACACCGGCACGCACGACAGCCTGCTGGAAGCCGGGCAGTTCATCGCGACGCTGGAGAAGCGCCAAGGCCTGAAGGTGGCGTGTCCGGAGGAGATCGCGTACCGGCGTGGCTGGATCGACGCGGCGCAACTGGAGCGGCTTGCGCAGCCGCTGCTCAAGAACGGCTACGGGCAGTACCTGCAGAAGGTGCTGCACGAGAAGATCTACTGA
- the rfbD gene encoding dTDP-4-dehydrorhamnose reductase produces the protein MKILLLGKGGQVGWELQRALAPLGDVVGLDHDSTELHGDFSRPERLSETVAAVRPDIIVNAAAHTAVDKAESEPDLARAINATAPAVLARCAAETGAWLVHYSTDYVFDGSGDQPRSEDAPTGPLSVYGQTKLEGEDAIRASGCRHLILRTSWVYAARGGNFAKTMLRLAAERERLTVIDDQIGAPTGADLLADLTAQMLRTAVAQPDLDLSGTYHAVAGGQTSWHGYASFVVEQARRLGRELKVQAIDPVPTTAFPTPAKRPLNSRLATTKLQATFGLRLPPWQQGVERMLTEILG, from the coding sequence CTGAAGATCCTGCTGCTCGGCAAGGGCGGGCAGGTTGGCTGGGAGCTGCAGCGCGCGCTGGCCCCGCTGGGCGACGTCGTCGGCCTGGACCACGACAGCACCGAACTGCATGGCGACTTCAGCCGGCCCGAGCGGCTGTCCGAGACCGTGGCGGCGGTGCGCCCGGACATCATCGTCAATGCTGCGGCGCACACCGCCGTGGACAAGGCCGAAAGCGAACCCGACCTCGCCCGCGCGATCAACGCCACCGCGCCGGCTGTGCTCGCCCGCTGTGCGGCCGAGACCGGTGCGTGGCTGGTCCACTACAGCACCGACTACGTCTTCGACGGCTCGGGCGACCAGCCCCGCAGCGAAGACGCGCCGACCGGCCCGCTGAGCGTCTACGGGCAGACCAAGCTCGAAGGCGAGGACGCCATCCGCGCCAGTGGCTGCCGGCACCTGATCCTGCGCACGAGCTGGGTCTACGCGGCGCGCGGTGGCAACTTTGCCAAGACCATGTTGCGGCTGGCGGCCGAGCGCGAGCGACTCACCGTCATCGACGACCAGATCGGAGCCCCCACCGGCGCCGACCTGCTGGCCGACCTGACCGCGCAGATGCTGCGCACCGCGGTGGCGCAACCGGATCTGGACCTCTCGGGCACCTACCACGCCGTGGCTGGTGGCCAGACGAGCTGGCACGGCTACGCCAGCTTCGTGGTCGAGCAGGCGCGCCGACTCGGGCGCGAGCTGAAGGTGCAGGCGATCGACCCGGTGCCGACCACCGCCTTCCCGACGCCAGCCAAGCGCCCGCTGAACTCGCGCCTCGCCACCACGAAGCTGCAGGCCACGTTCGGGCTGCGCCTGCCGCCGTGGCAGCAGGGCGTCGAGCGCATGCTCACCGAAATCCTCGGCTGA
- the rfbB gene encoding dTDP-glucose 4,6-dehydratase, with translation MILITGAAGFIGGNFVHHWFERSEEPIVVLDKLTYAGNPQTIAAHVGAGRCTLVQGDIGDRALVSQLLQTHQPRAVLHFAAESHVDRSIHGPGEFIQTNMVGTFELLEAVRSYWGAMAAEAKAAFRFLHVSTDEVYGSLSETDPAFSETTPYAPNSPYSASKAGSDHLVRAYHHTYGLPTLTTNCSNNYGPYHFPEKLIPLMILNALDGKPLPVYGDGQNIRDWLYVRDHCEAIRQVLAKGRLGEVYNVGGKNEIKNLDVVQVICRKLDALRPKADGTQYEAQITFVTDRPGHDRRYAIDPTKIEREIGWTPAETFESGIDKTVRWYLENTQWIDAVRTGAYRDWVNQNYGARA, from the coding sequence ATGATCCTCATCACAGGCGCAGCCGGCTTCATCGGCGGAAATTTTGTCCACCACTGGTTCGAGCGCAGCGAAGAACCGATCGTCGTGCTGGACAAGCTGACGTACGCGGGCAACCCGCAGACGATCGCGGCGCACGTGGGGGCAGGGCGCTGCACGCTGGTGCAGGGTGATATCGGCGACCGGGCGCTGGTCAGCCAGTTGCTGCAGACGCACCAGCCGCGCGCCGTGCTGCACTTCGCGGCCGAGAGCCACGTCGACCGCAGCATCCACGGCCCCGGCGAGTTCATCCAGACCAACATGGTCGGCACGTTCGAGCTGCTCGAAGCCGTGCGGTCGTACTGGGGCGCGATGGCGGCGGAGGCCAAGGCGGCGTTCCGCTTCCTGCACGTCTCGACCGACGAGGTCTACGGCTCGCTGTCCGAGACCGACCCGGCGTTCAGCGAAACCACGCCCTACGCGCCCAACAGCCCGTATTCGGCGAGCAAGGCCGGCTCGGACCACCTGGTGCGCGCTTACCACCACACCTACGGCCTGCCGACGCTGACCACCAACTGCTCGAACAACTACGGCCCGTACCATTTCCCCGAGAAGCTCATCCCGCTGATGATCCTCAACGCGCTGGACGGCAAGCCGCTGCCGGTCTACGGCGATGGGCAGAACATCCGCGACTGGCTGTACGTGCGCGACCACTGCGAGGCGATCCGGCAGGTGCTGGCCAAGGGCCGGCTGGGCGAGGTCTACAACGTCGGCGGCAAGAACGAGATCAAGAACCTCGACGTGGTGCAGGTCATCTGCCGCAAGCTCGACGCGCTGCGGCCGAAGGCGGACGGCACGCAGTACGAAGCGCAGATCACCTTCGTCACTGACCGCCCCGGTCATGACCGCCGCTACGCGATCGACCCGACCAAGATCGAGCGCGAGATCGGCTGGACGCCAGCGGAGACGTTTGAATCGGGCATCGACAAGACGGTGCGCTGGTACCTGGAGAACACGCAGTGGATCGACGCGGTGCGCACTGGCGCCTACCGCGACTGGGTGAACCAGAACTACGGGGCGCGGGCATGA
- a CDS encoding mannose-1-phosphate guanylyltransferase/mannose-6-phosphate isomerase, producing MSQPISASSPVAVQPVIMAGGSGTRLWPLSRAGYPKQFLVLGDSNQSLFQEAAERLSALAADDLAIAAPLIVGNEEHRFLVLDQLREIRQTPLAVVLEPMGRNTAPALTLAALQALEGGADPVLVVTPADQTVTDPAAYTAALQQAVRLAAQGVIAILGITPDAPETGYGYIRTTPELGAARVAQFVEKPNLETAQRYLSEGGYFWNSGMFVLKASVWMQALENFRPDIAEATRAAWTPRKCDASFVRPGKTEFAAVPSESVDYAVMERCPGSDFDIRMVPLSAGWNDLGAWDAVWQVARKDANGNASVGDVITQDSNNTLVHASGRLVSVVGLDDVVVIETADAVMVADRSRSQDVKKIVAQLDKAGRTEHSLHRKVHRPWGWYDSIDSGPRFQVKRIMVKPGASLSLQMHYHRAEHWIVVTGTAEITNGDKVLVLSENQSTYIPLGQVHRLANPGRVPLEIIEVQSGSYLGEDDIVRYEDTYGRN from the coding sequence ATGAGCCAACCTATTTCCGCATCTTCGCCGGTCGCCGTTCAACCCGTCATCATGGCCGGAGGCAGTGGCACGCGGCTGTGGCCGCTGTCGCGCGCGGGCTATCCCAAGCAGTTCCTGGTGCTGGGCGACAGCAACCAGAGCCTGTTCCAGGAAGCCGCAGAGCGCCTGTCCGCGCTGGCAGCGGACGATCTGGCCATTGCTGCCCCGCTGATCGTCGGCAACGAGGAGCACCGCTTCCTCGTGCTCGACCAGTTGCGCGAGATCCGCCAGACGCCGCTGGCGGTGGTGCTGGAGCCGATGGGCCGCAACACGGCGCCCGCGCTGACGCTGGCCGCGCTGCAGGCGCTCGAAGGCGGTGCCGATCCGGTGCTGGTGGTGACGCCGGCCGACCAGACCGTCACCGACCCGGCCGCCTACACCGCCGCGCTGCAGCAGGCGGTGCGGCTGGCCGCGCAAGGGGTGATCGCCATCCTCGGCATCACGCCGGACGCGCCCGAAACCGGCTACGGCTACATCCGCACGACCCCGGAACTCGGCGCCGCCCGCGTGGCCCAGTTCGTCGAGAAGCCGAACCTGGAGACCGCCCAGCGCTACCTGAGCGAAGGCGGCTATTTCTGGAACAGCGGCATGTTCGTGCTGAAGGCCTCGGTGTGGATGCAGGCGCTGGAGAACTTCCGCCCCGACATCGCCGAGGCGACCCGTGCGGCCTGGACGCCGCGCAAGTGCGATGCCAGCTTCGTGCGCCCCGGCAAGACCGAATTTGCCGCGGTGCCCAGCGAGTCGGTGGACTATGCGGTGATGGAGCGTTGCCCCGGCAGCGACTTCGACATCCGCATGGTGCCGCTGAGCGCCGGTTGGAACGACCTGGGCGCATGGGACGCCGTGTGGCAAGTAGCCCGCAAGGATGCGAACGGCAATGCCAGCGTCGGTGACGTGATCACGCAGGACAGCAACAACACGCTGGTCCACGCCTCGGGCCGGCTGGTCAGCGTGGTCGGGCTGGACGACGTGGTGGTGATCGAGACGGCCGACGCCGTGATGGTCGCCGACCGCAGCCGCAGCCAGGACGTGAAGAAGATCGTCGCGCAACTCGACAAGGCCGGCCGCACCGAGCACAGCCTGCACCGCAAGGTCCACCGCCCCTGGGGCTGGTATGACAGCATCGACAGCGGCCCGCGCTTCCAGGTCAAGCGCATCATGGTCAAGCCGGGCGCGTCCCTGAGCCTGCAGATGCACTACCACCGTGCCGAGCACTGGATCGTGGTCACCGGCACCGCCGAGATCACCAACGGCGACAAGGTGCTGGTGCTGAGCGAGAACCAGTCGACCTACATCCCGCTGGGGCAGGTGCACCGGCTGGCCAACCCGGGCCGGGTGCCGCTGGAGATCATCGAGGTGCAGTCGGGGTCCTACCTCGGCGAGGATGACATCGTGCGCTACGAGGACACCTACGGGCGCAACTGA
- a CDS encoding DEAD/DEAH box helicase yields MTPQLDAAPDLAAPARFDTLPLDAKLQRAIGDAGYETMTPIQAKAIPIVLEGRDVMGAAQTGTGKTAAFSLPLLQKMLKHENASASPARHPVRALVLAPTRELADQVAVNVKTYAKHSNLRVACVFGGIDIAPQTAELKRGVEVLIATPGRLLDHIQLKNCQLNQVEYVVLDEADRMLDIGFLPDLQRILSFLPKTRQTLLFSATFSPEIKKLAQSYLQDPVLVEVARPNATATNVEQRFYSVADEDKRRLIAQILRQRDIRQAIIFVNSKLGAARLARTFERDGLRTAALHGDKSQDERLKSLAAFKAGEVDLLVATDVAARGLDIADLPAVFNYDVPFNAEDYVHRIGRTGRAGASGIAITLATRDDARLVGDIEKLIKKTITLETAELENDRPRRRRETEEAPAALNEPRPMAAPAAAPAPRPVRSRSSQDPFFDRPYEPDPKAAPVWEDSPAPVSPSAGVNPVSNPVHKPKRRIATLLGGKMPT; encoded by the coding sequence ATGACGCCCCAACTTGACGCTGCGCCCGATCTGGCCGCACCCGCCCGCTTCGACACCCTGCCCCTGGACGCCAAGCTCCAGCGCGCCATCGGTGACGCCGGTTACGAGACGATGACCCCCATCCAGGCCAAGGCCATCCCGATCGTGCTGGAAGGCCGAGACGTGATGGGTGCGGCCCAGACGGGTACCGGCAAGACGGCGGCCTTTTCGCTGCCGCTGCTGCAGAAGATGCTCAAGCACGAAAACGCGAGCGCTTCGCCCGCCCGCCACCCGGTGCGCGCACTGGTGCTGGCGCCGACCCGCGAACTGGCCGACCAGGTCGCCGTGAACGTCAAGACCTATGCGAAGCACAGCAACCTGCGCGTGGCCTGCGTCTTCGGCGGCATCGACATCGCGCCACAGACCGCCGAACTCAAGCGCGGCGTCGAGGTCCTGATCGCCACCCCCGGCCGCCTGCTCGACCACATCCAGCTCAAGAACTGCCAGCTCAACCAGGTCGAGTACGTCGTGCTTGACGAAGCCGACCGCATGCTCGACATCGGCTTCCTGCCCGACCTGCAGCGCATCCTGAGCTTCCTGCCCAAGACGCGCCAGACGCTGCTGTTCTCGGCCACCTTCTCGCCCGAGATCAAGAAGCTGGCGCAGAGCTACCTGCAGGACCCCGTACTGGTGGAGGTCGCCCGCCCGAACGCGACCGCCACCAACGTCGAGCAGCGCTTCTACAGCGTCGCCGACGAGGACAAGCGCCGCCTGATCGCCCAGATCCTGCGCCAGCGCGACATCCGCCAGGCCATCATCTTCGTCAATTCCAAGCTCGGCGCGGCCCGACTGGCGCGCACGTTCGAGCGCGACGGCCTGCGCACCGCCGCGCTGCACGGCGACAAGTCGCAGGACGAGCGCCTGAAGTCGCTGGCGGCGTTCAAGGCGGGTGAAGTCGATCTGCTGGTGGCCACCGACGTGGCCGCCCGTGGCCTGGACATCGCCGACCTGCCTGCCGTCTTCAACTACGACGTGCCCTTCAACGCCGAGGACTACGTCCACCGCATCGGCCGCACGGGCCGTGCCGGCGCCTCGGGCATCGCCATCACGCTGGCCACCCGCGACGACGCGCGCCTGGTGGGCGACATCGAGAAGCTGATCAAGAAGACGATCACGCTGGAGACGGCCGAGCTGGAGAACGATCGGCCGCGCCGCCGCCGCGAGACCGAAGAGGCCCCCGCAGCCCTCAACGAACCGCGCCCGATGGCGGCCCCGGCGGCTGCACCCGCGCCACGCCCGGTGCGCAGCCGGTCGTCGCAGGATCCGTTCTTCGATCGACCGTACGAGCCGGATCCGAAAGCTGCGCCGGTCTGGGAAGACTCCCCCGCTCCGGTGAGCCCGTCCGCCGGTGTCAATCCGGTGTCGAATCCCGTTCACAAGCCCAAGCGCCGCATTGCCACCCTGCTGGGCGGCAAGATGCCCACCTGA
- a CDS encoding SAM-dependent methyltransferase has protein sequence MKGRLWLMPNTLDLGTVADGKPLPDLQEVLPLGAIRVAAGLTHWVAENARSARALLKRVDAVVPLAQPLQALSIRELPRPPKGKPDARAPAPDWAGLLAPAMEGHDVGLVSEAGLPAVADPGAELVRVAHAQGVTVMPLSGPSSLILAVAASGLNGQSFAFVGYLPTDATARTQRLRELEAHSRRWQQTQLLIETPYRNAAMAQALLASLHPDTWLSISCGLTLEGGSTRTQRVAKWRAAPPALPSDVPAVFAFLA, from the coding sequence ATGAAGGGGCGTCTCTGGCTGATGCCCAACACGCTGGATCTGGGGACCGTGGCGGATGGCAAGCCGCTGCCCGACTTGCAGGAGGTGCTCCCGCTGGGCGCCATTCGCGTCGCGGCCGGCCTGACGCACTGGGTCGCCGAGAACGCCCGCAGCGCACGCGCACTCCTCAAGCGGGTCGATGCGGTGGTGCCGCTGGCGCAGCCGCTGCAGGCGCTGTCGATCCGCGAACTGCCGCGCCCGCCCAAGGGCAAACCGGATGCGCGCGCTCCGGCGCCGGATTGGGCTGGGCTGCTCGCGCCCGCGATGGAGGGGCACGATGTGGGGCTGGTGTCCGAAGCGGGGTTGCCGGCCGTGGCCGATCCCGGTGCTGAACTGGTGCGGGTCGCCCACGCGCAGGGTGTGACGGTGATGCCGCTGTCGGGGCCGAGTTCGCTGATCCTGGCGGTGGCGGCCAGCGGGCTCAATGGGCAGAGCTTCGCCTTTGTCGGCTACCTGCCGACCGATGCCACAGCCCGCACCCAGCGCCTGCGCGAGCTGGAGGCCCACTCGCGCCGCTGGCAGCAGACCCAGTTGCTGATCGAGACGCCCTACCGCAACGCCGCCATGGCGCAGGCCTTGCTGGCGAGCCTGCACCCGGACACGTGGCTGAGCATCAGTTGCGGCCTGACCCTGGAGGGCGGCAGTACCCGCACCCAGCGCGTGGCGAAATGGCGCGCCGCACCGCCAGCCTTGCCGTCCGACGTGCCGGCGGTGTTCGCGTTCCTGGCCTGA
- a CDS encoding Maf family nucleotide pyrophosphatase, whose protein sequence is MAPSSSPAFVPLQPLALVLASTSAYRRELLARLRLPFDVVSPDVDESPWPGESPAALSERLALAKARAVSAQRPHAVVIGSDQVAELDGVPMGKPGDHANAVAQLRAMRGRAVVFHTAVAVLRHDTAFEAVRRVPVTVRFRALSDVEIETYLRLEQPYDCAGSAKCETLGITLLDAIESDDPTALIGLPLIVTSALLRQAGLDTLAVHAGHGGAA, encoded by the coding sequence ATGGCCCCTTCCTCCTCCCCTGCTTTCGTGCCGCTGCAGCCCCTGGCGCTGGTGCTGGCGTCTACCTCCGCCTACCGGCGCGAGTTGCTGGCGCGGCTGCGCCTGCCGTTCGACGTGGTGTCCCCCGATGTCGACGAATCTCCCTGGCCCGGCGAGTCGCCTGCCGCGCTGAGCGAGCGGCTCGCGCTGGCCAAGGCGCGTGCCGTGTCGGCGCAGCGGCCGCACGCGGTCGTGATCGGCTCCGACCAGGTGGCCGAACTCGATGGTGTTCCCATGGGCAAACCCGGCGACCATGCCAACGCGGTGGCGCAGCTGCGGGCGATGCGCGGCCGCGCGGTGGTCTTCCACACGGCGGTGGCCGTGTTGCGGCACGACACGGCGTTCGAGGCGGTGCGGCGCGTGCCGGTGACCGTGCGCTTCCGGGCGCTGAGCGATGTGGAGATCGAGACCTACCTGCGCCTGGAGCAGCCCTACGACTGCGCCGGCAGCGCCAAGTGCGAGACGCTGGGCATCACGCTGCTCGACGCGATCGAGTCCGACGATCCGACCGCGCTGATCGGCCTGCCGCTGATCGTCACGTCGGCGCTGCTGCGGCAGGCGGGGCTGGACACGCTGGCGGTCCACGCCGGACACGGGGGTGCGGCATGA